The Sulfurihydrogenibium sp. YO3AOP1 genome has a window encoding:
- a CDS encoding glycosyltransferase family 9 protein, producing MIEKFKNILLLKSHSAGIGDILRSSAAWKAIKNKSPDANLHLLFITNHPGYPSEELIKKHHLLSSFHTINKEYFNSVKYFKKAIKLADEIISDVKPDFIIDFEPYGLETTIVSLIGRLKYKIPTLGINEVFPRGLLYTYHADSVKKFMKKHNMSVLNYTNRDFVVLDRLGIERGDIQIEIKETEEAIKFRENLRKSLGLSENQEILIVNIGCGTEDAIPKRPDFSIYEFLILKAYEKYGLIPVLIGAKFEKDINQDFIKKFSLKHKEITIFDIAGETTITESVGAINAGRIVISSDSGPYHIAVALKKPNLALFNFENTPHYHHNPWTICRLVNPPDFNQLEKDLDYLYSLNMG from the coding sequence ATGATAGAAAAGTTTAAAAACATTCTACTTTTAAAGTCCCATAGCGCCGGAATAGGAGATATTTTAAGAAGTTCAGCAGCTTGGAAAGCTATAAAAAATAAAAGTCCTGATGCAAACCTTCATTTATTATTTATCACAAACCACCCAGGCTATCCTTCAGAAGAGCTTATAAAAAAACATCATTTATTATCAAGCTTTCACACTATAAACAAAGAGTACTTTAATAGTGTTAAATATTTTAAAAAGGCGATAAAATTAGCAGATGAAATTATAAGCGATGTTAAACCTGACTTTATCATAGACTTTGAACCTTATGGTTTAGAGACAACGATAGTTTCATTGATTGGAAGGTTAAAATACAAAATTCCTACCTTAGGAATAAATGAAGTTTTTCCAAGAGGTCTTTTATACACCTATCATGCAGACTCTGTAAAGAAATTTATGAAAAAGCATAACATGAGTGTTTTAAATTATACTAATAGAGATTTTGTTGTTTTGGATAGACTTGGTATAGAAAGAGGGGATATTCAAATAGAAATTAAAGAGACAGAAGAAGCTATAAAATTTAGAGAAAATTTGAGAAAAAGCTTAGGATTGTCTGAAAATCAAGAAATTTTGATTGTAAATATAGGTTGCGGTACTGAAGATGCTATCCCAAAAAGACCGGATTTTAGCATTTATGAATTTTTAATATTAAAAGCTTATGAAAAGTACGGTTTAATCCCTGTTTTAATCGGTGCAAAATTTGAGAAAGACATAAATCAAGATTTTATAAAAAAATTTAGTTTAAAACATAAAGAAATTACTATTTTTGATATAGCAGGAGAGACAACGATAACAGAGTCTGTCGGGGCAATAAATGCAGGAAGGATTGTTATATCAAGCGATAGCGGACCATATCATATAGCGGTAGCTTTAAAAAAACCAAACTTAGCTTTGTTTAACTTTGAAAATACTCCACACTATCATCATAACCCTTGGACCATTTGCAGATTAGTCAATCCACCAGACTTTAATCAGTTAGAAAAGGATTTAGATTATTTGTATAGTTTAAATATGGGATAA
- a CDS encoding glycosyltransferase has product MYEKELVSIVVPSFNHGKYIDKTIKSVMNQTYENIELIVIDDKSSDNSIDIIKSLESDIKNRFDNYQFIFKDTNLGLTDSLNKGLYLAKGKYFTYIQSDDVMHKDKIYLSVETFKKLSDDYSFIFSDVFFIDEEDSLTYYISEGKKFDTWMKLMRYHYPWLNSKDICRYRFLIRGNFIPAMGNFFRKRWLEKVNGWSEFLYYKDKKLKFINEDYPMWLKLSKVSKFYFLDNQLAYFRIHKKNTSTTRAKDSNIEVLYLILNEYEYCKENGYIKDLEINLFKYLKRAKISLKEKVKILTEYNLSKDFIKWRLRKSVPKFS; this is encoded by the coding sequence ATGTATGAAAAAGAATTGGTAAGCATTGTAGTGCCATCTTTCAATCATGGAAAGTATATAGATAAAACTATCAAAAGCGTAATGAATCAGACATATGAAAATATTGAGCTTATAGTTATAGATGATAAATCTTCTGATAATTCCATTGATATTATTAAATCCTTGGAATCTGACATAAAAAACAGGTTTGACAACTATCAATTTATTTTTAAGGATACTAATTTAGGACTAACAGACTCTTTAAACAAAGGTTTATACTTGGCAAAAGGAAAGTATTTTACTTATATTCAATCTGACGATGTTATGCATAAAGATAAAATTTATTTAAGCGTAGAAACGTTTAAAAAGCTCAGTGATGATTACTCTTTTATATTTTCCGATGTGTTTTTTATAGACGAGGAAGATAGTCTAACTTATTATATATCAGAAGGAAAAAAGTTTGATACTTGGATGAAATTGATGAGATACCACTATCCTTGGTTAAACAGTAAAGATATTTGCCGCTATAGGTTTTTAATACGGGGAAATTTTATTCCTGCAATGGGAAATTTTTTTAGAAAAAGATGGCTTGAAAAAGTAAACGGGTGGAGTGAATTTCTTTACTACAAAGATAAAAAATTAAAGTTCATTAACGAAGACTATCCTATGTGGCTAAAATTATCAAAGGTATCAAAATTTTATTTTTTAGATAATCAGTTAGCTTATTTCAGAATTCATAAGAAAAATACAAGTACAACAAGAGCAAAAGATTCAAATATTGAAGTTTTATATCTAATACTAAATGAGTATGAATACTGTAAAGAAAATGGTTATATAAAAGACTTAGAAATTAATCTTTTTAAATACTTGAAAAGAGCAAAAATAAGTCTTAAAGAAAAAGTAAAAATTCTAACAGAATACAATTTATCGAAAGATTTTATAAAATGGCGTTTAAGAAAGAGTGTTCCAAAATTCTCGTAA